One Festucalex cinctus isolate MCC-2025b chromosome 1, RoL_Fcin_1.0, whole genome shotgun sequence genomic region harbors:
- the plekhh3 gene encoding pleckstrin homology domain-containing family H member 3 translates to MPLQGVCWLLCCRQGFSLLGRDYGEKEEEESFELRNKDDRTPNGQSPAEVIHVSQPTRTSNGTANGVAVPDAADEMKSLMLEKNKMALEEEPEILVKGWLLREVRSNWIKWRRFWFVLNQNSLDNYSGPEKGARRLETLVLTSLCSVIWPDKQTYKETGYWSITVYGRKHCYRLYTKHFNEAVHWACAIQKIIDTKAPVETPTQRLIQDIEENKFNPEVVEHIYQHNPILKYTSDPLYAPLLPFPYGSLEHTYHHGKGYGSLCEEAVKLFNGLQQLESVHDAVPIIQGVLQTCLDLRPLRDEVYCQLVKQTSHTPAPYTAAHLRYWQLLTCMSCTFLPGAAVLKYLRFHLKRIQNQSPESEMDNYASFISEALEKTKCRECVPSWEEIQMLMSRQEMLCTVHYPGSGCCQLYISSHTTANEVVQRMQQRLGLKDSKNTFALYEQNALWEQPVSGGTLIADILTSISSKECESKGQRKLCFKLYCLLDADSISVDSIEYLFLFEQCHEMVIRGQLPACEEDLQTLAALRLQAVMGDFSTHAPCPPLDELFPSHVLEAHVLVAQALPPCQVAAPTGCPAAQRFPTGLLAGALWSHTAAAHKQKVEEDLRLRSRVKEEAAAVMGAILERWRSLAGSSCRDSMAAYLAIARQWSGFGCTLYEVDFYISSTGSFSQKLWLGVAASSVSLYRQGEAEALESFPYGQICSYGVSDSNTFKISAGGRDMLFETNKLSEITQLMNAYFNATRLQRGKGDAVKIRDGTPVTFRHPSGPALLELPSHPV, encoded by the exons AGTGGCCGTGCCAGACGCTGCTGACGAGATGAAGAGCCTTATGCTGGAGAAGAACAAGATGGCCTTGGAGGAAGAACCTGAAATTCTGGTCAAAG GTTGGCTGCTGCGTGAAGTGCGAAGCAACTGGATCAAGTGGCGACGCTTCTGGTTTGTGCTGAACCAGAACTCGCTGGATAACTACAGTGGCCCGGAAAAGGGAGCCCGCCGACTGGAAACACTGGTGCTCACCAGCCTCTGCTCAGTCATTTGGCCAGACAAGCAGACCTACAAGGAGACGG GCTACTGGAGCATCACAGTGTATGGGCGCAAACACTGCTACAGGCTGTACACCAAACACTTCAACGAGGCCGTGCATTGGGCCTGCGCCATCCAGAAAATCATCGACACCAAAGCGCCCGTCGAGACGCCCACGCAACGCCTGATCCAGGACATAGAG GAAAACAAGTTCAACCCTGAGGTGGTGGAGCACATCTACCAGCACAACCCCATCCTGAAGTACACCTCTGACCCCCTCTACGCCCCACTGTTGCCTTTCCCCTACGGCAGCCTCGAGCACACAT ACCACCACGGCAAAGGCTACGGCTCGTTGTGCGAGGAGGCCGTCAAGCTCTTCAACGGGCTGCAGCAGCTGGAGTCGGTGCACGACGCCGTGCCCATCATCCAGGGTGTTCTGCAGACCTGTCTGGATCTGCGGCCACTGCGCGACGAGGTCTACTGCCAGCTGGTGAAGCAGACCAGCCACACGCCCGCCCCCTACACCGCCGCCCACCTGCGCTACTGGCAGCTGCTCACCTGCATGAGCTGCACCTTCCTGCCTGGAGCCGCCGTCCTCAAGTATTTGCGATTCCACCTCAAAAG GATCCAGAACCAGAGTCCCGAATCGGAGATGGACAACTATGCGTCCTTCATCAGCGAGGCTCTGGAGAAGACCAAGTGTCGTGAGTGCGTGCCTTCCTGGGAGGAGATCCAGATGCTGATGAGCAGGCAGGAAATGCTGTGCACGGTGCACTACCCCGGATCTGGTTGCTGCCAGCTCTACATCAGCTCTCATACCACCGCCAATGAG GTGGTGCAGAGGATGCAGCAGAGGCTCGGCCTGAAAGACAGCAAGAACACGTTTGCTCTGTACGAGCAGAACGCGCTGTGGGAGCAGCCGGTGTCGGGCGGCACGCTCATCGCAGACATCCTCACCAG CATCTCCAGCAAAGAGTGCGAGTCCAAAGGCCAGCGTAAACTGTGCTTCAAACTCTACTGCCTGCTCGATGCCGACAGCATTTCGGTCGACAGCATCGAGTATCTCTTCCTCTTTGAACAG TGCCACGAGATGGTGATCCGCGGCCAGCTGCCCGCCTGCGAGGAGGACCTCCAGACGTTGGCGGCCCTCCGGCTTCAGGCCGTCATGGGGGACTTCAGCACGCACGCGCCCTGCCCGCCCCTGGACGAACTCTTCCCCAGCCACGTGCTGGAAGCCCACGTCCTCGTTGCCCAGGCGCTGCCGCCCTGCCAGGTGGCGGCGCCGACGGGCTGCCCCGCCGCGCAGCGCTTCCCCACGGGCCTGCTGGCGGGGGCGCTGTGGAGCCACACGGCGGCGGCGCACAAGCAGAAAGTGGAGGAGGACCTGCGCCTGCGCAGCCGCGTcaaggaggaggcggcggccgtcATGGGAGCCATCTTGGAGCGCTGGAGGAGCCTGGCGGGTTCCAGCTGCAGGGACAGCATGGCCGCCTACCTGGCCATAGCGCGCCAGTGGTCCGGCTTCGGATGCACGCTGTATGAAGTCGACTTCTACATT AGTTCAACGGGGAGTTTTTCCCAGAAGTTGTGGTTGGGGGTGGCGGCCAGCAGCGTGTCTCTGTATCGCCAAGGAGAGGCCGAGGCCCTCGAGTCGTTTCCCTACGGGCAGATCTGCTCGTACGGCGTCTCTGACAGCAACACGTTCAAGATCAGCGCCGGCGGCCGAGACATGCTCTTCGAAACCAACAAG CTGAGCGAGATCACGCAGCTGATGAACGCTTACTTCAACGCCACCCGTCTGCAGCGAGGCAAAGGCGACGCCGTCAAGATCCGCGACGGCACGCCCGTGACCTTCCGCCACCCGTCGGGGCCCGCCCTGCTGGAGCTGCCCTCGCACCCCgtctaa
- the tubg1 gene encoding tubulin gamma-1 chain → MPREIITLQLGQCGNQIGFEFWKQLCAEHGISPEGIVEEFATEGTDRKDVFFYQADDEHYIPRAVLLDLEPRVIHSILNSPYANLYNPENIYLSEHGGGAGNNWASGYSQGKKIQEDIFDIIDREADGSDSLEGFVLCHSIAGGTGSGLGSYLLEKLNDRYPKKLVQTYSVFPNQDEMSDVVVQPYNSLLTLKRLTQNADCVVVLDNTALNRIATDRLHIQNPSFSQINQLVSTIMSASTTTLRYPGYMNNDLIGLIASLIPTPRLHFLMTGYTPLTTDQSVASVRKTTVLDVMRRLLQPKNVMVSTGRERQPSHCYIAILNIIQGEVDPTQVHKSLQRIRERKLASFIPWGPASIQVALSRKSPYLPSAHRVSGLMMANHTSISSLFERTCRQYDKLRKRGAFLEQFRKEDIFKDNFDEMDNSREVVQQLVDEYSAATRPDYISWGTQEQ, encoded by the exons ATGCCTCGGGAAATTATAACGCTACAGCTTGGACAGTGCGGGAACCAAA TCGGCTTTGAGTTTTGGAAGCAGCTATGTGCAGAGCATGGAATCAGTCCGGAGGGCATCGTCGAGGAGTTTGCCACCGAAGGGACCGACAgaaaagatgttttcttctaTCAG GCCGATGACGAGCACTACATCCCCCGCGCCGTCCTCCTGGATCTGGAACCTCGAGTGATCCACTCCATCCTCAACTCTCCTTATGCCAACCTGTACAACCCCGAAAATATCTACCTGTCCGAGCATGGCGGAGGGGCTGGGAACAACTGGGCCAGTGGGTACTCGCAG gggaaaaaaatccaagaGGACATTTTCGACATCATTGACCGCGAGGCAGATGGGAGTGACAGTCTGGAG GGTTTTGTCCTGTGTCATTCCATCGCTGGGGGGACGGGCTCCGGTCTGGGCTCCTACCTGCTTGAAAAGCTCAACGACAG GTACCCAAAGAAGCTGGTGCAGACCTACTCGGTCTTCCCCAACCAGGACGAAATGAGCGACGTAGTGGTGCAGCCGTACAACTCGTTGCTGACCCTCAAGAGGCTCACGCAGAATGCCGACTGTGTG GTGGTGCTGGACAACACGGCGCTGAATCGCATCGCCACAGACCGGCTGCACATCCAGAACCCTTCCTTCTCACAAATCAACCAGCTG GTGTCGACCATCATGTCGGCGAGCACGACCACCCTGCGCTACCCGGGATACATGAACAACGACCTCATCGGCCTCATCGCCTCGCTCATCCCCACGCCGCGACTCCACTTCCTGATGACGGGCTACACGCCGCTCACCACCGACCAATCG GTGGCCAGCGTGAGGAAGACCACCGTGCTGGACGTGATGCGGAGGCTCCTGCAGCCCAAGAACGTGATGGTGTCCACGGGCAGAGAGCGCCAGCCCAGCCACTGCTACATCGCCATCCTCAACATCATCCAGGGGGAGGTGGACCCCACGCAg GTGCACAAAAGCCTCCAGAGGATCCGCGAGCGAAAACTGGCCAGTTTCATCCCTTGGGGTCCCGCCAGCATCCAGGTGGCGCTGTCCAGGAAGTCGCCGTACCTGCCGTCCGCCCACCGCGTCAGCGGCCTGATGATGGCCAATCACACCAGCATCTCCTCC CTGTTCGAGCGGACGTGCCGGCAGTACGACAAGCTGCGGAAGCGCGGGGCCTTCCTGGAGCAGTTCCGCAAGGAGGACATCTTCAAGGACAACTTTGACGAGATGGACAACTCGCGCGAGGTGGTGCAGCAGCTGGTGGACGAGTACAGCGCCGCCACCAGGCCCGACTACATCTCCTGGGGAACGCAGGAGCAGTGA
- the retreg3 gene encoding reticulophagy regulator 3: protein MAQTEVMEDVAAAAAADGAGGMSSSSAAGLRSRPGSSERDAQVRAVKAALQSQLGPYERLLTYLQTVLVWQRPVQCLLLYLLINVVFWFFALSSLRLLFLLASGLVAMVCVDMWRNKIWPKLRVRNQDESESESWGLVQPGILSVPELCHHIAEAWVSAVVLASNLTQFKRFNPGRFCILTCCLCFSLAMIGRYVPGLVLSYSAVLVTLLAPLAAYHRVFQRVFVKLEPILQRLDFSVCGYMMSKPLDNQFLRLPLHGVISAEGSDSEEELAAFCPTFDDVVVAKELALTDSEHSDAEISYTDNGTFNLSRGQTPLTEGSEDLDRHSDAEESFAQDLPDFPSINPDATLMDDDDDTSIGLPSLALSGLQSHRTSVLDVDAHLDSDQEDVDAETSLSGLPPASDLMGDIASNMIRAALVGAMQPRRPSTQRRQAPPRAGAHRSYRKQSSSELDTDFDVEDFEMLDQSELSQMDPDGEGQRRESQGSNFLSSLLGKP from the exons ATGGCTCAGACGGAGGTAATGGAAGacgtggcggcggcggcagccgcGGACGGTGCCGGTGGCATGTCGAGTTCCAGTGCCGCCGGCCTCCGAAGTCGACCGGGCTCCAGCGAGAGGGACGCTCAGGTGCGGGCGGTCAAAGCGGCGCTGCAGTCCCAGCTGGGGCCCTACGAGCGGCTGCTCACCTACCTGCAGACCGTGCTGGTGTGGCAGAGACCCGTCCAGTGTCTGCTGCTCTACCTGCTGATCAACGTTGTGTTCTG GTTTTTTGCACTGTCGTCCCTGCGTCTGTTGTTCCTGCTGGCCTCCGGCCTGGTCGCGATGGTCTGCGTCGACATGTGGAGGAACAAGATCTGGCCCAAGCTCAGAG TCAGAAACCAGGATGAATCTGAAAGTGAGAG CTGGGGCCTGGTGCAGCCCGGCATCCTCAGCGTGCCCGAGTTGTGCCACCACATTGCCGAGGCTTGGGTCAGCGCGGTCGTTCTTGCGTCCAACTTGACACAGTTCAAACGATTCAACCCCGGCAGG TTTTGCATCCTGACCTGCTGCCTCTGCTTTTCTTTGGCCATGATTGGACGATACGTCCCTGGGTTGGTCCTCTCCTACTCGGCTG TGTTGGTGACGCTCCTGGCCCCCCTGGCGGCCTACCACAGGGTTTTTCAGCGCGTGTTTGTGAAGCTGGAGCCCATCCTGCAGCGACTGGACTTCAGCGTGTGCGGATACATGATGTCCAAGCCGCTCGACAACCAAT TCCTGCGCTTGCCTCTGCATGGGGTCATCTCAGCTGAAGGCAGTGACAGCGAGGAGGAGCTGGCAGCCTTCTGTCCTACG TTTGACGACGTCGTCGTGGCAAAGGAGCTCGCTCTGACTGACTCCGAGCACTCTGACGCTGAGATTTCCTACACCGACAATGGGACATTTAACCTCTCCCGGGGCCAGACGCCACTAACCGAGGGTTCTGAGG ATCTGGACAGACACAGTGACGCCGAGGAATCTTTCGCTCAGGATCTCCCGGACTTCCCTTCCATCAACCCGGACGCCACCCTcatggacgacgacgacgacaccaGCATCGGGCTGCCCAGCCTGGCTCTGTCGGGGCTGCAGAGTCACCGCACCTCCGTACTGGACGTGGACGCTCACCTGGACTCAGACCAGGAGGACGTAGACGCCGAAACGTCCCTCAGCGGCCTGCCGCCCGCCTCCGACCTGATGGGCGACATCGCCAGCAACATGATCCGGGCGGCGCTGGTCGGTGCCATGCAGCCTCGGCGACCTTCCACTCAGCGCAGGCAAGCCCCGCCCAGAGCGGGCGCCCACCGCAGCTACCGCAAGCAGTCCAGCTCGGAGCTGGACACGGACTTTGATGTGGAAGACTTTGAGATGCTGGATCAGTCTGAACTGAGCCAGATGGACCCCGATGGAGAAGGGCAACGTAGAGAGAGTCAGGGCTCCAACTTCCTGTCCAGCCTGCTCGGTAAACCatag